In a single window of the Zea mays cultivar B73 chromosome 5, Zm-B73-REFERENCE-NAM-5.0, whole genome shotgun sequence genome:
- the LOC100281610 gene encoding serine/threonine protein phosphatase 2A 57 kDa regulatory subunit B' alpha isoform isoform X1: MFNKIIKRGNRKGARGDSAEVAARPAAPSSSSGSGGGGAGGAAPVTVNHASRATAPSPSSPTSPHVTPSAFATNPAVGAASPPLLEPLPLLRDVAAADRPGLILRKLRLVAALFDLSDSLKHPREKEAKRQALLELVDYVQAPAQAAGANAPTRLPDHVQEALVLAISANIFRPLPPALHESAAAIDPGAAPDDDEEPYLDPSWPHLQLVYELLLRYVVSPDTDTKVAKRYVDHAFVLRILDLFDSEDPREREYLKTVLHRIYGKFMVHRPFIRKAINNVFYRFIFETQRYNGIGELLEILGSIINGFALPMKEEHKLFLARALIPLHKPKSVVIYHQQLSYCIVEFVEKDYKLADTVIRGLLKYWPVTNCQKEVLFLGELEEVLEATQPAEFQRCMVPLFKQIARCLNSSHFQVAERALFLWNNDHIVSLIAQNRGVIFPIIFEALERNIHSHWNQAVHGLTANVRKMFLDMDSELFEECQQQYMDKQAKAKEMQEQRESAWRQLEAVVAAKAAGDDMVLVN; this comes from the exons ATGTTCAACAAGATAATCAAGAGGGGAAACCgcaagggcgcgcgcggggaCAGTGCGGAGGTCGCCGCGCGCCCCGCAGCGCCCTCGTCATCCtccgggagcggcggcggcggcgcggggggagCCGCGCCCGTCACCGTCAACCACGCCTCCCGGGCCACAGCGCCTTCTCCGTCGTCGCCCACTTCTCCGCACGTCACGCCGTCCGCGTTTGCGACCAACCCGGCGGTGGGGGCGGCGTCACCGCCACTCCTCGAGCCTCTCCCGCTCCTCCGCGACGTCGCCGCCGCAGACCGTCCGGGCCTCATCCTCCGCAAGCTCCGCCTCGTCGCGGCGCTCTTCGACCTCTCGGACTCGCTCAAGCACCCGCGAGAGAAGGAGGCCAAACGCCAGGCGCTCCTCGAGCTCGTAGATTACGTGCAGGCTCCAGCTCAGGCCGCGGGCGCCAACGCGCCCACGCGCCTCCCGGACCACGTCCAGGAGGCGCTAGTCCTTGCCATCTCTGCCAACATCTTCCGCCCGCTGCCACCCGCGCTGCACGAGTCCGCCGCCGCGATCGACCCCGGCGccgcgcccgacgacgacgaggagCCATACCTGGACCCCTCCTGGCCACACCTCCAGCTCGTCTATGAGCTCCTTCTCCGATACGTTGTTTCGCCTGACACGGACACCAAGGTCGCCAAGCGGTATGTGGACCATGCTTTCGTCCTCCGCATCCTCGACCTCTTTGACTCCGAGGATCCGCGTGAGCGGGAATACCTCAAGACCGTGCTCCACCGCATCTATGGCAAGTTCATGGTACACCGACCATTCATCCGTAAGGCCATCAACAATGTGTTCTACCGGTTCATCTTTGAGACTCAGCGCTACAATGGCATAGGGGAGCTCCTTGAGATCCTTGGAAGCATCATTAATGGATTTGCCTTGCCAATGAAGGAGGAGCACAAGCTATTCCTTGCCCGTGCTCTCATCCCCCTGCACAAGCCCAAATCTGTTGTGATCTACCATCAGCAGCTATCCTATTGTATTGTTGAGTTCGTTGAGAAGGACTACAAATTAGCAGATACTGTGATTAGGGGTCTGCTCAAGTACTGGCCAGTCACAAATTGCCAGAAGGAGGTGTTGTTTCTGGGGGAGCTTGAAGAAGTGCTCGAGGCAACACAGCCTGCAGAGTTCCAACGGTGCATGGTGCCACTGTTTAAGCAGATTGCCCGATGCCTTAACAGTTCTCACTTCCAG GTTGCTGAACGCGCTTTGTTCTTGTGGAACAATGATCACATTGTAAGCTTGATAGCGCAAAATCGTGGTGTTATATTTCCAATTATATTTGAAGCGCTCGAGAGGAATATACATAGCCACTGGAATCAAGCAGTTCATGGTCTCACTGCAAATGTGCGCAAGATGTTTCTGGACATGGACAGTGAACTATTTGAAGAGTGCCAGCAGCAGTATATGGATAAACAAGCAAAAGCCAAAGAGATGCAGGAGCAACGAGAATCAGCATGGAGACAATTGGAAGCTGTTGTTGCTGCCAAGGCTGCTGGGGATGACATGGTTTTGGTCAACTAG